The following coding sequences lie in one Candidatus Zixiibacteriota bacterium genomic window:
- a CDS encoding 4Fe-4S dicluster domain-containing protein: MKIDSPEKLAQWQKECQKKQEQYKKKVIICFGPGCLACGCRDVYDRFEKELDELNVRDFSLEAVKKTGCHGLCEKGPLVVIEPEGIFYTKVKPAHVRDIIEKTLQKGELVEKLLYTDPKTEKKIEDYKEIPFYKKQMRLALRNLGHIDPDSIEDYVATGGYSAVAKVLTEMTPQEVIDEVKLSHIRGRGGGGFPAGRKWETCRKVESDTHYVICNGDEGDPGAFMDRSIMEGDPHAVLEGMIVCAYAVGAKDAYIYVREEYPLAVMHLYQAIEDAGKHGLLGDNIMGTDFSLNIHISRGGGAFVCGESSALMKSVAGDVGEPRAKYIHSVVKGLWDEPTVLNNVETFANIPLIINEGGEWFKNIGTEKSTGTKAFSLVGKVENTGLIEVPMGTSLREIIYDIGGGIKDDRAFKAVQTGGPSGGCLPADMLDQPVDFDSLTKAGSMMGSGGMIVMDDRTCMVDVAKYFLKFLVDESCGKDVPCREGLYQLWQLAVKVTEGNASEHDLEMMEHLSEYIITGSLCGLGKSGPNPFLSTVRYFRDEYLAHIKDKECPAGVCRELITYEINDKCTGCLACIKPCPVDAITGEKKKLHVIDQELCTRCGACYAICQFDAIDIK, from the coding sequence ATTTCAGCCTGGAAGCTGTGAAGAAGACCGGTTGTCATGGCCTCTGCGAAAAGGGTCCCCTGGTGGTGATCGAACCGGAAGGGATTTTTTACACCAAGGTCAAACCGGCTCATGTCAGGGACATCATCGAAAAGACCCTCCAAAAGGGCGAGCTGGTCGAAAAACTGCTTTACACGGATCCCAAAACCGAGAAGAAGATCGAAGATTATAAAGAGATTCCATTTTATAAAAAACAGATGCGCCTCGCGCTTCGTAACCTGGGACATATCGACCCCGATTCGATCGAGGACTATGTCGCCACCGGCGGTTATTCCGCGGTTGCCAAGGTGCTGACCGAGATGACTCCGCAGGAAGTGATCGACGAGGTCAAGTTATCGCATATCCGTGGACGTGGTGGCGGTGGTTTTCCGGCCGGCCGCAAATGGGAGACCTGTCGCAAAGTCGAATCAGATACACATTATGTTATCTGCAACGGCGATGAAGGCGATCCGGGCGCGTTTATGGATCGTTCGATTATGGAAGGCGATCCGCATGCGGTGCTGGAGGGGATGATCGTCTGCGCCTATGCCGTGGGTGCAAAAGACGCCTATATTTACGTTCGCGAGGAATATCCCCTGGCTGTCATGCATCTTTACCAGGCTATCGAGGATGCTGGAAAACATGGCCTTTTAGGTGACAATATCATGGGCACGGACTTTTCGCTCAATATACATATCAGCCGTGGCGGAGGAGCTTTCGTCTGTGGCGAGTCCTCGGCTTTGATGAAGTCGGTTGCCGGCGATGTGGGTGAGCCGCGTGCCAAGTATATTCATTCTGTCGTCAAGGGTTTGTGGGATGAACCGACGGTCCTCAACAATGTCGAGACATTCGCCAACATACCGCTGATTATCAATGAAGGCGGTGAATGGTTTAAAAATATAGGCACTGAAAAGTCGACCGGTACCAAGGCCTTTTCGCTGGTTGGTAAGGTCGAAAACACCGGTTTGATAGAGGTTCCGATGGGTACCAGCCTGCGCGAAATCATTTATGATATCGGCGGGGGTATCAAGGACGACCGCGCCTTCAAGGCGGTCCAGACCGGGGGGCCTTCGGGTGGATGTCTTCCGGCCGATATGCTCGATCAGCCGGTAGATTTCGACAGCCTCACCAAGGCCGGTTCTATGATGGGGTCCGGCGGTATGATCGTGATGGATGATCGTACCTGTATGGTCGATGTCGCCAAGTATTTTCTTAAATTCCTTGTGGATGAATCCTGTGGCAAGGATGTGCCCTGCCGTGAAGGCCTTTACCAGCTCTGGCAGTTGGCGGTCAAAGTCACCGAGGGCAACGCCTCCGAGCATGACCTCGAGATGATGGAACATCTTTCGGAATATATCATCACCGGTTCCCTGTGTGGACTTGGCAAATCCGGCCCCAATCCGTTTTTGAGTACGGTGCGTTATTTCCGCGATGAATACCTGGCTCATATCAAGGATAAAGAGTGTCCGGCGGGTGTCTGCCGTGAGTTGATTACCTACGAAATAAACGATAAATGCACCGGTTGTTTGGCTTGTATCAAACCCTGCCCGGTTGATGCCATCACCGGTGAGAAGAAGAAACTTCATGTCATCGATCAAGAGCTTTGCACCCGCTGTGGTGCCTGTTACGCGATTTGCCAGTTCGATGCGATTGATATAAAATAG